A genomic window from Pseudocitrobacter corydidari includes:
- the rbsK gene encoding ribokinase — protein MDIAVIGSNMVDLITYTNQMPKEGETLEAPSFKIGCGGKGANQAVAAAKLNSKVLMLTKVGDDIFADNTIRNLESWGINTTYVEKVPCTSSGVAPIFVNANSSNSILIIKGANKFLSPEDIDRAAEDLKKCQLIVLQLEVQLETVYHAIEFGKKHGIEVLLNPAPALRELDMSYACKCDFFVPNETELEILTGLPVDTYDHIRIAARSLVDKGLNNIIVTMGEKGALWMTRDQEVHVPAFRVSAVDTSGAGDAFIGCFAHYYVQSGDVEAAMKKAALFAAFSVTGKGTQSSYPSIEQFNEYLTLNE, from the coding sequence ATGGATATCGCGGTTATCGGCTCTAACATGGTGGATCTCATCACCTATACTAACCAGATGCCTAAAGAAGGGGAAACGCTGGAAGCGCCTTCCTTTAAGATTGGTTGTGGCGGTAAAGGGGCAAATCAGGCTGTGGCAGCGGCCAAGCTCAATTCTAAAGTTCTGATGCTAACCAAAGTTGGCGACGATATTTTTGCGGATAACACCATTCGTAACCTTGAGTCCTGGGGCATTAATACGACATATGTAGAAAAAGTACCTTGTACCAGCAGTGGTGTTGCGCCGATTTTTGTGAATGCCAATTCAAGTAATAGTATTCTTATTATTAAAGGCGCGAACAAGTTTCTCTCACCTGAAGATATCGATCGCGCAGCGGAAGATTTGAAAAAATGCCAGCTCATTGTGCTGCAACTGGAAGTACAACTGGAGACGGTTTATCACGCCATTGAATTCGGTAAAAAACACGGTATTGAAGTGTTATTAAACCCGGCACCGGCATTACGTGAACTCGATATGTCCTATGCCTGTAAATGTGATTTCTTTGTGCCAAATGAAACCGAGCTGGAGATATTAACAGGTCTGCCTGTCGATACGTATGATCATATTCGTATTGCCGCGCGGTCTTTGGTTGATAAAGGGCTGAACAATATTATTGTCACGATGGGCGAAAAGGGCGCGCTGTGGATGACGCGCGACCAGGAAGTTCATGTTCCCGCTTTCAGAGTAAGTGCTGTAGATACCAGTGGCGCGGGCGATGCCTTCATTGGCTGCTTTGCTCACTATTACGTCCAGAGCGGTGATGTTGAAGCCGCCATGAAAAAAGCCGCTCTCTTTGCCGCCTTCAGCGTCACCGGGAAAGGTACACAATCATCTTACCCAAGTATTGAACAATTTAATGAGTATTTAACCTTAAACGAATAA
- a CDS encoding DeoR family transcriptional regulator produces METKQKERIRRLMELLKKTDRIHLKDAARMLEVSVMTIRRDLSQDDEPLPLALLGGYIVMVNKPAAPASPAISVKKAHHRDDLPVAILAAGMVNENDLVFFDNGSEIPLVISMIPDDITFTGICYSHRVFVALNEKPNATAVLCGGTYRARSDAFYDTNNPSPLDALNPRKVFISASGVHDHFGVSWFNPDDLATKRKAMERGQRKILLARHALFDEVAPASLSPLSAFDILISDRPLPADYVTHCRNGSVKVITPDSEDE; encoded by the coding sequence ATGGAAACGAAGCAAAAAGAACGCATTCGACGTTTGATGGAATTATTGAAGAAGACCGACCGAATCCATCTGAAAGACGCGGCGCGAATGCTGGAAGTTTCGGTGATGACCATTCGACGGGATCTCAGCCAGGACGATGAACCTCTCCCTCTGGCACTTCTGGGCGGCTACATCGTGATGGTGAACAAACCCGCCGCACCAGCATCCCCTGCTATTTCGGTGAAAAAAGCACACCATCGTGACGACCTTCCGGTTGCCATATTGGCCGCGGGAATGGTGAATGAAAACGATCTGGTCTTCTTTGATAATGGGTCGGAGATTCCGTTAGTGATCAGTATGATCCCGGACGATATTACTTTCACCGGCATCTGCTACTCACACCGCGTGTTTGTGGCGCTCAATGAAAAACCCAACGCCACGGCAGTGCTTTGTGGCGGCACCTATCGCGCACGAAGCGACGCCTTTTACGATACGAATAACCCTTCGCCTTTAGATGCGCTCAATCCGCGTAAAGTGTTTATCTCAGCAAGCGGCGTGCATGACCATTTTGGCGTCAGTTGGTTTAACCCCGACGATCTCGCCACTAAGCGTAAAGCGATGGAGCGTGGACAACGAAAAATTCTGCTGGCTCGCCATGCCCTTTTTGATGAAGTTGCGCCTGCCAGTCTCTCTCCTTTATCCGCCTTCGATATATTGATAAGCGATCGTCCGTTACCGGCAGATTATGTTACGCACTGCCGGAACGGTTCGGTAAAAGTCATCACGCCAGATTCGGAAGACGAATAA
- the emrD gene encoding multidrug efflux MFS transporter EmrD: protein MKSQRNVTILLMLVLLVAVGQMAQTIYIPAIADMARDLNVREGAVQSVMAAYLLTYGVSQLFYGPLSDRVGRRPVILVGMSIFMLATVIAISTSDLTVLIAASALQGMGTGVGGVMARTLPRDLYEGSQLRHANSLLNMGILVSPLLAPLIGGLLDTAWNWRACYGFLLTLCVIVTFSMARWMPETRPTGAPKTRLISNYKTLFGSSAFNCYLLMLIGGLAGIAVFEACSGVLMGAVLGLNSMVVSILFILPIPAAFFGAWFAGRPNKRFSTLMWQSVMSCLVAGLMMWIPGLFGVMTVWTLLVPAALFFFGAGMLFPLATSGAMEPFPFLAGTAGALVGGLQNIGSGVLAWLSAMMPQTGQASLGLLMTLMGLLIFLCWLPLASRFHQHQQPV from the coding sequence ATGAAAAGCCAAAGAAACGTCACTATCTTATTGATGCTGGTGTTGCTGGTTGCCGTCGGACAGATGGCGCAAACCATATATATTCCTGCAATTGCTGATATGGCACGCGATCTCAACGTTCGCGAGGGCGCGGTGCAAAGCGTCATGGCCGCCTATCTGCTGACCTATGGCGTTTCGCAACTGTTCTATGGCCCGCTTTCTGACCGCGTAGGTCGCCGCCCGGTGATCCTCGTCGGGATGTCGATTTTTATGCTGGCGACGGTTATCGCCATTTCCACCAGCGACCTGACGGTGCTGATTGCCGCCAGCGCGTTACAGGGTATGGGCACCGGCGTGGGCGGCGTGATGGCGCGTACTCTGCCGCGTGACCTGTATGAAGGCAGCCAGCTTCGCCACGCTAACAGCCTGTTGAATATGGGAATTCTGGTAAGCCCACTGCTCGCACCGCTGATTGGCGGGCTGCTTGATACCGCCTGGAACTGGCGTGCGTGCTACGGCTTCCTGCTGACCCTGTGCGTGATTGTCACCTTCAGCATGGCACGCTGGATGCCAGAAACGCGCCCGACCGGCGCGCCGAAAACGCGGCTTATCAGCAACTATAAAACGCTATTTGGCAGCAGCGCGTTCAACTGCTATCTGCTGATGCTGATTGGTGGGCTGGCGGGCATTGCGGTGTTTGAAGCCTGCTCCGGCGTGCTGATGGGCGCGGTGCTTGGCCTGAACAGCATGGTGGTGAGCATTCTGTTTATTCTGCCGATCCCGGCGGCATTCTTTGGCGCATGGTTCGCCGGGCGTCCGAACAAACGTTTCTCTACGCTGATGTGGCAGTCGGTGATGAGCTGCCTGGTCGCCGGGCTGATGATGTGGATTCCAGGGCTGTTTGGCGTGATGACTGTCTGGACGCTGCTGGTACCCGCTGCACTGTTCTTCTTCGGCGCGGGGATGCTTTTCCCGCTGGCGACCAGCGGTGCAATGGAGCCCTTCCCGTTCCTCGCCGGTACCGCGGGCGCGCTGGTCGGTGGCTTGCAGAACATTGGTTCCGGCGTGCTGGCATGGCTTTCAGCCATGATGCCGCAAACCGGTCAGGCCAGCCTCGGCCTGCTGATGACGCTGATGGGCCTGCTGATTTTCCTTTGCTGGCTGCCGCTGGCTTCGCGCTTTCATCAGCATCAGCAGCCGGTGTAA
- a CDS encoding YicS family protein has product MKMIPVLFSLAACLAASGAAYAESPMEGLKFEQQKRQVIEDVKKNCAPAGAVSDDQFANLVLATEENRLRVREATLALERNDAERYAAAVKQVQCPKAE; this is encoded by the coding sequence ATGAAAATGATTCCGGTGCTGTTTTCTCTGGCGGCCTGTCTGGCTGCTTCCGGCGCGGCGTATGCCGAGTCGCCGATGGAAGGACTTAAGTTCGAGCAGCAAAAGCGGCAGGTGATTGAGGACGTGAAGAAAAACTGCGCCCCGGCGGGCGCGGTGTCGGACGATCAGTTTGCCAATCTGGTGCTGGCGACGGAAGAGAATCGCCTGCGCGTGCGGGAAGCGACGCTGGCGCTGGAACGCAATGATGCGGAACGCTACGCCGCAGCCGTGAAGCAGGTACAGTGTCCGAAAGCGGAGTGA
- the nepI gene encoding purine ribonucleoside efflux pump NepI, whose product MTEPLSSPQPKDTVTRPNWSAVFAVAFCVACLITVEFLPVSLLTPMAQDLGISEGLAGQSVTMTAFVAMFSSLFITHVIGRTDRRYVVVMFAVLLTLSCLLVSFANSFALLLLGRACLGLALGGFWAMSASLTIRLVPMRVVPKALSVIFGAVSIALVIAAPLGSFLGGIIGWRNVFNGAALMGALCIVWVIKALPSLPGEAAHQQQNMFSLMKRPGVLAGMSAIFLVFVGQFSFFTYIRPVYTTLAGFSVDGLTLVLLSFGIASFVGTSLSSAILKRSVKGTLACAPFVLTLSALALIFWGSSPVVASAVAIIWGFAFAMVPVGWSTWITRSLSDQAEKAGSIQVAVIQFANTCGAALGGVALDHFGVLSPLAISACLMLLTATLVATKVKVS is encoded by the coding sequence ATGACCGAACCGCTTTCCTCCCCACAGCCCAAAGACACCGTAACCCGACCGAACTGGTCGGCGGTTTTTGCCGTGGCCTTTTGCGTCGCCTGCCTGATTACCGTTGAGTTTTTGCCCGTCAGCCTGCTGACGCCGATGGCGCAGGATCTGGGTATCTCTGAAGGCCTGGCGGGGCAGTCGGTCACCATGACCGCGTTTGTGGCGATGTTCTCCAGCCTGTTTATCACTCACGTCATTGGCCGCACCGATCGCCGCTACGTGGTGGTGATGTTTGCGGTGCTGCTCACGCTCTCCTGCCTGCTGGTATCGTTCGCCAATAGCTTTGCGCTGTTGCTGCTGGGGCGCGCTTGCCTCGGCCTGGCGCTGGGTGGGTTCTGGGCGATGTCGGCGTCGTTGACCATTCGGCTGGTACCGATGCGCGTAGTACCAAAAGCGTTATCAGTCATCTTTGGTGCCGTCTCCATCGCGCTGGTGATCGCCGCCCCGCTCGGCAGTTTTCTCGGCGGAATCATTGGCTGGCGCAACGTGTTTAACGGCGCGGCGCTGATGGGCGCGCTGTGTATTGTGTGGGTGATAAAAGCGCTGCCCTCGCTGCCTGGCGAAGCGGCGCATCAGCAGCAGAACATGTTCAGCCTGATGAAGCGCCCCGGCGTGCTGGCGGGAATGAGTGCCATCTTTTTGGTGTTCGTCGGTCAGTTCTCTTTCTTCACGTACATTCGCCCGGTTTATACCACTCTGGCAGGCTTTAGCGTGGATGGCCTGACGCTGGTGCTGCTAAGCTTTGGGATTGCCAGCTTTGTCGGCACCTCGCTCTCTTCTGCCATTTTGAAACGTTCGGTAAAAGGCACGCTGGCCTGCGCGCCCTTTGTTCTGACGCTCAGCGCGCTGGCGCTGATATTCTGGGGAAGCTCGCCTGTTGTCGCGTCTGCGGTGGCGATTATCTGGGGCTTCGCGTTTGCGATGGTGCCGGTTGGCTGGTCGACGTGGATCACCCGCTCGCTCTCCGATCAGGCCGAGAAAGCGGGATCGATACAGGTTGCGGTGATCCAGTTCGCTAACACCTGCGGCGCGGCGCTGGGCGGCGTTGCGCTGGACCATTTCGGTGTGCTGTCGCCATTGGCGATTTCCGCCTGCCTGATGCTGCTGACGGCCACGCTGGTGGCGACGAAAGTGAAAGTGAGTTAA
- the ilvB gene encoding acetolactate synthase large subunit, producing MASSGTTSQTRRFTGAELIVHLLERQGITMVTGIPGGTVLPLYDALSQSKQIRHILARHEQGAGFIAQGMARTAGKPAVCMACSGPGATNLVTAIADARLDSIPLVCITGQVASSLIGTDAFQEVDTYGISIPITKHNYLVRNIKELPQVIADAFRIAQSGRPGPVWIDIPKDVQTAEIELSELPQPGDRAPTPEFSAESVREAAAMINAAQRPVLYLGGGVINAPERVRELAEKANLPTTMTLMALGMLPKAHPLSLGMLGMHGARSTNFILQQSDLLVVLGARFDDRATGKVAEFCPNAKIIHVDIDRAELGKIKQAHVAIQADVDDVLAQLLPQIDAQPRNAWREKVAELQQEFPCAIPQETDPLSHYGLINAVAACVNDDAIIATDVGQHQMWTAQAYPLNRPRQWLTSGGLGTMGFGLPAAVGAALANPDRKVLCFSGDGSLMMNIQEMATAAENQLDVKIILMNNEALGLVHQQQSLFYKQGVFAATYPGMINFMQIAAGFGLATCDLNSETDPQGALQAIINRPGPALIHVRIDPQEKVYPMVPPGAANTEMVGE from the coding sequence ATGGCAAGTTCGGGCACAACATCACAGACCAGACGCTTTACCGGCGCAGAACTGATCGTTCATTTACTGGAGCGTCAGGGGATCACCATGGTCACCGGCATTCCCGGTGGCACCGTGCTGCCGCTGTACGATGCATTAAGCCAAAGCAAACAGATACGTCATATTCTGGCGCGTCACGAGCAGGGCGCCGGGTTTATCGCGCAGGGCATGGCGCGTACGGCGGGGAAACCGGCGGTATGTATGGCCTGTAGCGGCCCCGGTGCCACCAACCTGGTGACCGCCATCGCCGACGCGCGTCTCGACTCGATTCCGTTAGTGTGTATCACCGGCCAGGTGGCCTCCTCGTTAATCGGCACCGACGCGTTCCAGGAAGTCGATACCTACGGCATCTCTATCCCCATCACCAAACACAACTATTTAGTCCGCAACATTAAGGAATTACCGCAGGTTATCGCTGATGCTTTCCGCATTGCGCAGTCTGGCCGTCCGGGCCCGGTGTGGATAGACATTCCTAAGGATGTGCAGACCGCTGAAATCGAACTGAGTGAACTGCCGCAACCCGGCGACCGTGCGCCAACGCCTGAATTCAGCGCTGAGAGCGTGCGTGAAGCCGCCGCGATGATCAACGCCGCGCAGCGCCCGGTACTGTATTTGGGGGGCGGGGTGATTAACGCGCCTGAACGGGTGCGCGAGCTGGCCGAGAAAGCGAATTTACCGACCACCATGACCCTGATGGCGTTAGGTATGCTGCCGAAAGCGCATCCGCTGTCATTAGGCATGCTGGGGATGCACGGCGCGCGCAGCACCAACTTTATTTTACAACAGTCTGATTTGCTGGTTGTTTTAGGGGCGCGTTTTGATGACCGGGCAACGGGTAAAGTGGCTGAGTTCTGCCCGAACGCGAAGATCATTCACGTCGATATCGATCGCGCCGAGCTGGGGAAAATTAAGCAGGCACATGTCGCGATTCAGGCGGATGTTGATGATGTACTGGCGCAACTGTTACCGCAGATTGACGCGCAGCCGCGTAACGCATGGCGTGAAAAAGTGGCTGAACTGCAACAGGAATTCCCGTGTGCGATCCCTCAGGAAACGGACCCATTAAGCCATTATGGTCTGATCAACGCCGTTGCCGCCTGCGTGAACGACGACGCGATTATCGCCACCGACGTGGGCCAGCACCAGATGTGGACTGCCCAGGCGTACCCGCTCAATCGGCCACGCCAGTGGCTGACCTCCGGCGGCCTTGGCACAATGGGCTTCGGCTTGCCTGCGGCGGTTGGCGCAGCGCTGGCGAACCCGGATCGCAAAGTGTTGTGCTTCTCGGGTGATGGCAGTTTGATGATGAATATTCAGGAGATGGCGACGGCGGCGGAAAATCAGCTGGATGTGAAAATCATCCTGATGAATAACGAAGCGCTGGGCCTGGTGCATCAACAACAGAGCCTGTTCTACAAACAGGGCGTGTTCGCGGCGACCTATCCGGGCATGATCAACTTTATGCAAATTGCCGCCGGTTTCGGCCTGGCGACCTGCGACTTAAACAGCGAAACCGACCCGCAGGGCGCGCTGCAGGCAATTATCAATCGACCGGGCCCGGCGCTGATCCACGTGCGTATCGACCCGCAGGAAAAAGTGTATCCGATGGTACCGCCGGGTGCGGCCAATACTGAAATGGTGGGGGAATAA
- the ilvN gene encoding acetolactate synthase small subunit, which yields MQNTAHDNVILELTVRNHPGVMTHVCGLFARRAFNVEGILCLPIQDSDQSHIWLLVNDDQRLEQMMSQIDKLEDVVKVQRNQSDPTMFNKIAVFFQ from the coding sequence ATGCAAAACACAGCACACGATAACGTCATTCTCGAACTCACCGTTCGCAACCACCCCGGCGTCATGACCCACGTCTGCGGCCTGTTTGCCCGCCGCGCGTTTAACGTCGAAGGCATCCTTTGCCTACCGATTCAGGACAGCGATCAAAGCCATATCTGGCTACTGGTCAACGATGACCAGCGGCTGGAGCAGATGATGAGCCAGATAGACAAGCTGGAGGACGTGGTGAAAGTGCAGCGCAACCAGTCTGACCCGACGATGTTTAATAAGATTGCGGTGTTTTTTCAGTAA
- the fucP gene encoding L-fucose:H+ symporter permease has protein sequence MNDKNIIQMPDGYLNKTPLFQFILLSCLFPLWGCAAALNDILITQFKSVFSLSNFASALVQSAFYGGYFLIAIPASLVIKNTSYKVAILIGLTLYIVGCTLFFPASHMATYTMFLAAIFAIAIGLSFLETAANTYSSMIGPKAYATLRLNISQTFYPIGAASGILLGKYLVFSEGDSLQKQMAGMNAEQIHNFKVLMLENTLEPYKYMIMVLVVVMVLFLLTRFPTCKVAQTANHKRPSAVDTLRYLARNARFRRGIVAQFLYVGMQVAVWSFTIRLALELGDINERDASNFMVYSFACFFIGKFVANILMTRFNPEKVLILYSIIGALFLAYVALAPSFSAVYVAVLVSILFGPCWATIYAGTLDTVDNEHTEMAGAVIVMAIVGAAVVPAIQGYVADMFHSLQLSFLVSMFCFVYVGIYFWRESKVRNNLAEATAS, from the coding sequence ATGAACGATAAAAACATCATTCAGATGCCCGATGGGTATCTGAATAAGACCCCTCTGTTCCAGTTTATTTTGTTATCCTGTTTATTCCCACTGTGGGGATGCGCAGCCGCATTAAATGATATTTTGATTACGCAGTTTAAAAGTGTGTTCTCACTCAGTAATTTCGCCTCTGCTTTAGTGCAGAGTGCGTTTTACGGTGGTTATTTTTTAATTGCGATTCCGGCATCCCTGGTGATTAAAAACACCAGTTACAAAGTGGCGATTTTAATTGGTCTAACGCTCTATATCGTGGGTTGTACGCTCTTTTTCCCGGCATCTCACATGGCGACGTACACCATGTTCCTCGCGGCGATATTTGCGATTGCGATTGGTCTGAGCTTCCTGGAAACTGCTGCGAACACCTACAGTTCGATGATCGGCCCAAAAGCGTATGCCACCTTGCGCCTGAACATCAGCCAGACGTTTTACCCGATTGGCGCGGCTTCTGGCATTTTGCTGGGCAAATACCTCGTCTTCTCTGAGGGCGATAGCCTGCAAAAACAGATGGCGGGCATGAATGCCGAACAGATCCATAACTTTAAGGTGTTAATGCTTGAGAACACGCTTGAGCCCTATAAGTACATGATTATGGTGCTGGTAGTGGTTATGGTGCTGTTCCTGCTTACTCGCTTCCCAACCTGTAAAGTGGCGCAAACAGCCAACCATAAGCGCCCGTCTGCGGTCGATACATTACGTTATCTGGCCCGTAATGCCCGCTTCCGTCGTGGCATCGTGGCGCAGTTCCTGTATGTCGGCATGCAGGTGGCGGTATGGTCATTCACCATCCGTCTGGCGCTGGAGTTGGGTGATATCAACGAGCGCGATGCTTCTAACTTTATGGTTTACAGCTTTGCCTGCTTCTTTATCGGTAAGTTTGTCGCCAACATTCTGATGACGCGATTTAACCCGGAAAAAGTTCTGATTCTTTACTCCATCATTGGTGCGCTGTTCCTGGCGTATGTCGCACTGGCCCCGAGTTTCAGTGCCGTGTATGTCGCCGTTCTGGTCAGCATTCTTTTCGGACCCTGCTGGGCAACGATTTATGCCGGCACGCTGGATACGGTGGATAACGAGCATACCGAGATGGCGGGGGCGGTGATCGTCATGGCGATTGTTGGCGCGGCAGTCGTTCCGGCGATTCAGGGCTATGTAGCGGATATGTTCCACTCGCTTCAGCTTTCATTCCTGGTTTCTATGTTCTGCTTTGTTTACGTCGGCATCTACTTCTGGCGTGAAAGCAAAGTGCGCAACAACCTGGCGGAAGCAACCGCTTCCTGA
- a CDS encoding aldose 1-epimerase family protein: protein MTTRITLWRELFAEQPRMLLKNDDFTATAFRYASGVEGLKIENNRGYLVILPWMGQMIWDAQFDGHDLTMRNMFSQPKPATEVVATYGCFAFHSGLLANGCPSAEDTHPLHGEMACAAMDEAWLELDDDALRISGCYEYVMGFGHHYQAQPAVTLRKSSALFDIQMAVTNLASVVMPLQYMCHMNYAYVPDATFSQNIPDEALKLRESVPAHVLPTEQWLAFNQRILQGEASLATLNQPAFYDPEIVFFADKLDAYTDRPEFSMTSPDGTTYVTRFSSAELNYVTRWILYNGDQQVAAFALPATCRPEGHLAAQRNGTLIQVAPQETRTFTVTTGIA from the coding sequence ATGACAACGCGAATTACATTATGGCGTGAGCTTTTTGCCGAACAACCGCGCATGCTACTAAAAAATGACGATTTCACCGCGACCGCTTTTCGTTACGCCAGCGGCGTGGAAGGGCTGAAAATAGAGAATAACCGTGGTTATCTGGTGATTTTGCCCTGGATGGGGCAGATGATTTGGGATGCGCAGTTCGATGGTCATGACCTGACTATGCGAAATATGTTCAGCCAGCCTAAACCGGCGACGGAAGTGGTGGCAACCTATGGCTGTTTCGCATTCCATTCGGGGCTGCTGGCTAACGGCTGCCCGTCAGCGGAAGATACACATCCACTGCATGGTGAGATGGCCTGCGCCGCAATGGACGAAGCTTGGCTGGAACTCGATGATGATGCATTGCGTATCTCGGGTTGCTATGAATACGTGATGGGATTTGGCCATCACTATCAGGCCCAGCCAGCCGTGACACTGCGTAAATCCAGCGCCTTGTTTGATATTCAGATGGCAGTAACCAATCTGGCGTCAGTGGTAATGCCGCTACAGTACATGTGCCATATGAACTACGCCTATGTGCCAGATGCCACATTCAGCCAGAATATCCCGGATGAAGCCCTGAAACTGCGTGAGTCGGTACCTGCGCATGTTTTACCTACCGAGCAGTGGCTGGCGTTCAATCAACGGATTTTGCAGGGTGAAGCGTCACTGGCGACGCTTAATCAACCGGCGTTTTACGATCCCGAAATTGTCTTCTTTGCGGATAAACTGGATGCCTATACGGACCGCCCCGAGTTCAGCATGACTTCCCCGGATGGCACGACGTATGTGACCCGTTTCTCCAGCGCAGAGTTGAATTACGTTACACGCTGGATCCTGTACAACGGCGATCAGCAGGTCGCGGCCTTTGCGCTACCTGCCACCTGCCGACCGGAAGGTCATCTCGCCGCGCAGCGTAACGGCACGCTTATCCAGGTTGCTCCGCAGGAGACGCGGACTTTCACGGTAACAACAGGGATAGCCTGA
- the dsdA gene encoding D-serine ammonia-lyase, whose protein sequence is MQTATLLTRHPLVADLVALKETTWFNPGTTSLAEGLPYVGLTEQDVKAAHNRLTRFAPYLAKAFPETATTGGIIESDVVAIPAMQQRLEKQFAQKISGELLLKKDSHLPISGSIKARGGIYEVLTHAEKLALEAGLLSTEDDYSVLLSPEFKQFFSQYSIAVGSTGNLGLSIGIMSACIGFKVTVHMSADARAWKKAKLRSHGVTVVEYEEDYGVAVEQGRKAAESDPNCFFIDDENSRTLFLGYAVAGQRLKAQFAQQGRVVDADHPLFVYLPCGVGGGPGGVAFGLKLAFGDNVHCFFAEPTHSPCMLLGVYTGLHDALSVQDIGIDNLTAADGLAVGRASGFVGRAMERLLDGLYTLDDQTMYDMLGWLAQEENIRLEPSALAGMAGPQRVCASTAYQQMHGFSAEQLNHATHLVWATGGGMVPEEEMAQYLAKGR, encoded by the coding sequence ATGCAAACGGCGACTTTACTTACTCGACACCCTCTGGTCGCGGACCTGGTCGCGCTCAAAGAGACCACCTGGTTTAACCCCGGCACCACCTCTCTTGCGGAAGGTTTACCCTATGTTGGCCTGACGGAACAAGACGTTAAAGCCGCACACAACCGTCTGACGCGTTTTGCGCCGTACCTGGCAAAAGCGTTTCCAGAAACGGCCACAACCGGCGGAATTATTGAATCTGACGTGGTGGCGATCCCGGCCATGCAGCAGCGGCTGGAAAAGCAGTTCGCCCAGAAAATTAGCGGTGAACTCCTGCTCAAGAAAGACAGCCATCTGCCGATTTCAGGCTCGATTAAAGCCCGTGGCGGCATCTATGAAGTGCTGACCCACGCCGAGAAACTGGCGCTGGAAGCGGGCTTGCTGAGCACTGAAGACGACTACAGCGTGCTGCTTTCCCCTGAATTTAAACAGTTCTTCAGCCAGTACAGCATCGCGGTGGGTTCAACCGGGAACCTGGGCTTGTCGATTGGCATTATGAGCGCCTGCATCGGCTTTAAGGTTACCGTGCATATGTCCGCTGACGCCCGCGCCTGGAAAAAAGCGAAGCTGCGCAGCCACGGCGTGACGGTGGTCGAGTACGAAGAAGATTATGGCGTGGCGGTCGAACAGGGGCGCAAAGCGGCGGAGTCTGACCCGAACTGCTTCTTTATCGACGATGAAAACTCCCGCACGCTGTTCCTCGGCTATGCCGTCGCCGGGCAGCGCCTGAAAGCGCAGTTTGCCCAGCAAGGTCGTGTGGTCGATGCCGATCATCCGCTGTTTGTTTATCTGCCGTGCGGCGTGGGCGGCGGCCCTGGCGGCGTGGCGTTTGGCCTGAAGCTGGCTTTTGGCGATAACGTTCACTGCTTCTTTGCAGAGCCAACTCACTCGCCGTGCATGCTGCTGGGCGTGTACACCGGCCTGCACGATGCGCTTTCCGTTCAGGATATCGGCATTGATAACCTGACGGCGGCTGACGGGCTGGCGGTAGGCCGCGCATCCGGCTTTGTAGGCCGCGCGATGGAACGCCTGCTCGACGGGCTTTATACGCTCGACGATCAAACGATGTATGACATGTTGGGCTGGCTGGCTCAGGAAGAAAATATTCGCCTGGAGCCTTCAGCGCTGGCAGGTATGGCCGGGCCGCAGCGCGTTTGCGCGTCTACCGCGTATCAGCAAATGCACGGTTTCAGCGCCGAACAGCTTAACCACGCCACCCATTTAGTGTGGGCGACGGGCGGCGGCATGGTGCCGGAAGAAGAGATGGCGCAATATCTGGCGAAAGGGCGTTAA
- the ivbL gene encoding ilvB operon leader peptide IvbL, with protein sequence MTPSMMTSTLLKTALPAAVVVVRVVVVVGNAP encoded by the coding sequence ATGACTCCTTCCATGATGACGTCGACCCTACTAAAAACCGCGCTACCAGCCGCGGTGGTCGTCGTGCGTGTGGTGGTGGTCGTCGGCAATGCGCCGTAG
- a CDS encoding DUF1198 family protein — MIWIMLATLVVVFVVGFRVMTSGPRRAIRRLSERMGITPMPIESMIDQLGKEPGNEYLHYLERPNEAHLQNAAQVLLIWQVFIVDSSEESMHRWHRLLQKSRLAAPITDAQVRLALGFMRELEPDAGELNAFQNRYNALFHDEDGVRWLH, encoded by the coding sequence ATGATCTGGATAATGCTGGCGACACTGGTGGTGGTTTTTGTGGTGGGTTTCCGGGTGATGACATCCGGCCCGCGCCGGGCGATTCGTCGTTTGAGTGAACGTATGGGCATTACGCCAATGCCCATAGAATCGATGATCGATCAACTGGGGAAGGAACCCGGCAACGAGTACCTGCACTATCTTGAGCGTCCGAATGAAGCGCATTTACAAAATGCCGCGCAGGTACTGCTGATTTGGCAGGTGTTTATCGTCGACAGCAGCGAAGAGAGCATGCACCGCTGGCATCGCCTGCTGCAAAAATCGCGTCTTGCGGCGCCGATTACCGATGCGCAGGTACGGCTGGCGCTGGGGTTTATGCGTGAGCTGGAGCCTGATGCGGGCGAATTGAATGCGTTTCAGAATCGCTACAACGCCCTGTTCCATGATGAAGATGGGGTACGTTGGTTGCATTGA